A genomic window from Anguilla rostrata isolate EN2019 chromosome 14, ASM1855537v3, whole genome shotgun sequence includes:
- the LOC135239460 gene encoding voltage-gated hydrogen channel 1-like, translating into MSWYLRHFTAVGDDYENITHWPEEEEVQEPREPPGQAAGLSPEPVTFRGSLRKLFSSDKFQIAVVILVILDAVFVLCELLIDLSIIKADTGKIAPQVFHYLSLVLLTFFMVELAGKLYAYRLEFFRHKFEVFDAVVVVVSFVLDIVYVSSEDAFDGMGLLILLRLWRVARIVNGILISVKTRANHKVQKLKETNDHLTQQVSDLQGLHSTAEQENKRLRALLRQHGIDF; encoded by the exons ATGTCCTGGTACCTGAGGCACTTCACGGCGGTGGGGGATGATTATGAGAACATCACCCActggccggaggaggaggaggtgcaggagccCCGTGAGCCGCCGGGCCAAGCCGCCGGGCTGAGCCCTGAACCCGTGACCTTCCGGGGCTCCCTGCGGAAGCTGTTCAGTTCAGATAAGTTCCAG ATCGCCGTGGTCATCCTGGTGATCCTGGACGCTGTGTTCGTGCTGTGTGAGCTGCTCATAGACCTGTCAATCATCAAGGCAGATACAGGGAAGATCGCCCCTCAG GTGTTCCACTACCTGAGCCTCGTCCTCCTCACCTTCTTCATGGTGGAGCTGGCAGGGAAGCTGTACGCCTACCGCCTGGAGTTCTTCCGCCACAAGTTCGAGGTGTTCGacgcggtggtggtggtggtgtccTTCGTGCTGGACATCGTTTACGTGTCCAGCGAGGACGCCTTCGACGGCATGGGCCTCCTGATCCTGCTCCGGCTGTGGAGGGTGGCCAGGATCGTCAACG GCATCCTGATCTCAGTGAAGACCCGCGCAAATCACAAAGTGCAGAAGCTGAAGGAGACCAATGATCACCTGACCCAGCAGGTCAGCGACCTCCAAGGGCTCCACTCCACAGCG gaaCAGGAGAACAAGCGGCTGCGTGCACTCCTACGCCAGCACGGCATCGACTTCTGA
- the tctn1 gene encoding tectonic-1, with the protein MLLGMMDVLVCVCVLWSLGDAILSANAQTDYFNLTTSNNESATVIPTLFDSTTPSGTSGTLSVSPGTSFTASTTDNPRSTEPTETVTEIFTSTEVNVSLETTKTATQPTPTISGSQPLPVSGSLPPPVTDVSSLCPCNLHEGRCDVNCCCDQDCVGDFKLFTECSVEKLVANTQMCVQDTARYSLSTAADGSARVQSSVTQEVNSDVFCIQTANYGAGLSFVPPEVPTDGNFDALFRRFAGFFFDSMGASDVTSKQDLQIVPGYKYGDIIQTQEDTGESGFLRLPTPAGSAHCTDANPAAFLQDQTSQCVRSFRLEQDCETLPSLNLQTYTSFRILSAKTGNITRVGVALTSVALQSLDGTRVLADPADGLYFGPALLGAGEGPVCNNVVLQVGYRVTYGGAGEIVGAAASVVLGAVDQSTLPILQEFTVTFVQDTEPRELPSSGNPGYVVGLPLVAGTRTAEGVVQSADRNGGLTLLRSPRAEQDCLGATGLRTPVRFGVNAASGCTLRLPEAANCSLVSELIFGVLRGPDFPKFVASFGNSPPNVVLDWVPIKNRTASATSDAVSCSIPLSLDLEVKWTKYGSLVNPQAQIVSVTEVIQTNTSSLSSLLGGSDLLLISTSVTFIDVSAAAQPGYRAPPTIDAKLPYDFFFPFV; encoded by the exons ATGTTACTAGGGATGATGGACGTGCtggtgtgcgtctgtgttttGTGGAGTTTGGGGGATGCGATTTTAAGCGCTAATGCACAGACCGACTATTTTAACTTAACCACAAGCAACAATGAATCAGCCACTGTCATACCTACGCTTTTTGACAGCACAACGCCCAGTGGTACCTCAGGCACTTTGTCCGTCTCACCTGGAACTTCGTTCACCGCGTCAACCACAGACAACCCGCGAAGTACTGAACCGACGGAGACAGTCACTGAAATTTTTACGAGCACAGAAGTAAATGTATCACTTGAGACAACCAAAACAGCAACGCAGCCCACTCCTACAATTTCGGGGTCACAGCCTTTGCCGGTCTCTGgttcccttcctcctcctgttACGGACG TTTCCAGTCTCTGCCCGTGCAATCTGCACGAGGGTCGGTGTGACGTCAACTGCTGCTGTGACCAGGACTGCGTCGGGGACTTCAAACTCTTCACCGAGTGCTCAGTGGAAAAGCTCGT TGCGAATACACAGATGTGCGTCCAGGACACCGCGCGCTATTCGCTCAGCACCGCAGCAGATGGCTCCGCGCGCGTGCAGTCCTCGGTCACACAGGAAGTCAACTCCGATGTCTTCTGCATCCAGACAGCCAACT ATGGGGCAGGGCTTTCCTTCGTCCCACCCGAGGTGCCCACAGATGGGAACTTTGATGCCCTCTTCAGGCGCTTTGCAGGTTTCTTCTTTGACTCCATGGGTGCCAGTGATGTAACGAGCAAGCAGGACCTCCAAATTGTGCCTGGGTACAAG TATGGTGATATCATCCAGACCCAGGAGGATACGGGGGAGAGCGGGTTCCTACGGCTGCCGACTCccgctggctccgcccactgcaCGGATGCGAACCCAGCTG CATTCCTTCAGGACCAAACATCCCAGTGTGTGCGGTCCTTCCGCTTGGAGCAGGACTGTGAAACGCTGCCATCCTTGAACCTGCAGACTTACACCAGTTTCCGCATCCTGTCT gCAAAAACAGGGAACATAACT CGGGTGGGCGTGGCCCTGACCTCCGTGGCGCTGCAGTCGCTGGACGGGACGCGTGTGCTCGCGGACCCTGCCGACGGCTTGTATTTTGGGCCGGCACTGCTGGGGGCCGGGGAAGGACCGGTGTGTAACAATGTGGTGCTCCAG GTGGGTTACCGCGTGACCtacggcggggcgggggagatCGTGGGCGCGGCCGCCTCTGTGGTGCTGGGGGCCGTGGACCAGAGCACCCTGCCGATACTTCAGGAGTTCACTGTCACCTTTGTGCAG GACACGGAGCCCAGGGAACTCCCGTCCAGTGGAAACCCAGGCTATGTGGTTGGGCTCCCTCTGGTGGCCGGAACAAGAACAGCAGA GGGCGTGGTTCAGAGCGCAGACAGGAACGGGGGCCTCACCCTCTTGCGGAGCCCCAGGGCAGAGCAGGACTGCCTGGGGGCCACAGGGCTGCGCACCCCTGTCCGATTTGGGGTCAATGCAGCATCTGGATGCACCCTGAG attACCGGAGGCTGCTAACTGCTCGCTGGTGTCTGAGCTGATCTTTGGGGTGCTCAGGGGACCAGACTTCCCAAAGTTTGTGGCCTCTTTTGGGAACTCTCCTCCTAACGTGGTCTTGGACTGGGTGCCCATAAAGAACCGAACCGCGTCCGCCACATCG GATGCCGTGAGCTGCAGTATTCCTCTGTCTCTGGACCTGGAGGTGAAATGGACTAAATATGGGTCCCTGGTGAACCCCCAGGCACAGATAGTGAGCGTGACGGAGGTGATCCAAACCAACACAAGCAGTCTG TCCTCCCTCTTAGGTGGCAGCGACTTGCTGCTCATCTCCACCTCCGTCACCTTCATCGACGTGTCAGCTGCCGCACAGCCAGGctacagagccccgcccaccatcGACGCCAAGCTGCCGTACGACTTCTTCTTCCCCTTCGTCTAA
- the LOC135239459 gene encoding protein phosphatase PTC7 homolog: protein MISVLSYGRLVARAVLGGLAQTDGRDYSLVTASCGFGKDFRKGILKKGMCYGDDACFIAKHRTADVLGVADGVGGWRDYGVDPSQFSLTLMRTCERLVREGRFTPCNPVGILTTSYYELLQNKAPLLGSSTACIVVLDRRSHRLHTANLGDSGFLVVRGGEVVHRSDEQQHYFNTPFQLSIPPPEAEGAVLRDSPEAADRSSFDVELGDIILTATDGLFDNMPDYMILQELKKLKNSNYESIQQTARSIAEQAHELAYDPNYMSPFAQFACDNGLNVRGGKPDDITVLLSIVAEYTD, encoded by the exons ATGATCTCCGTACTCTCCTATGGTAGACTCGTTGCCAGGGCAGTCCTGGGCGGACTAGCCCAAACAGATGGTCGGGACTACAGCCTGGTGACAGCAAGCTGCGGTTTCGGCAAAGACTTTCGTAAGGGGATTCTGAAGAAAGGGATGTGTTACGGCGATGACGCCTGCTTTATAGCCAAGCACAGAACCGCCGATGTTTTGG gtgtGGCGGATGGCGTGGGCGGGTGGCGGGACTACGGGGTTGACCCCTCCCAGTTCTCGCTAACGCTGATGAGGACGTGCGAGCGGCTGGTGAGGGAGGGCCGCTTCACGCCCTGCAACCCTGTGGGCATCCTCACCACCAGCTACTACGAGCTGCTGCAGAACAAGGCGCCCCTGCTGG gtaGCAGCACCGCCTGTATCGTGGTGCTGGACAGGCGCAGCCACCGGCTGCACACGGCTAACCTGGGGGACTCCGGGTTCCTGGTGGTtcggggaggggaggtggtgcACCGGTCAGATGAGCAGCAGCACTACTTCAACACGCCCTTCCAGCTCTCAATCCCGCCCCCTGAGGCAGAGGGGGCGGTGCTTAGGGACAG CCCTGAAGCCGCCGACCGCTCCTCCTTCGATGTCGAGCTGGGTGACATCATCTTAACCGCCACAGACGGGCTGTTCGACAACATGCCCGATTACATGATCCTGCAGGAACTTAAAAAGCTCAAG aattccaacTACGAGAGCATCCAGCAGACGGCCCGCAGCATCGCGGAGCAGGCCCACGAGCTGGCCTACGACCCAAACTACATGTCGCCTTTTGCCCAGTTCGCCTGCGACAACGGCCTCAACGTACGCG GGGGGAAGCCTGATGACATCACCGTCCTGTTGTCGATAGTAGCAGAGTACACAGACTGA
- the vps29 gene encoding vacuolar protein sorting-associated protein 29 isoform X2, whose protein sequence is MLVLVLGDLHIPHRCNTLPAKFKKLLVPGKIQHILCTGNLCTKESYDYLKTLAGDVHIVRGDFDENLNYPEQKVVTVGQFKIGLIHGHQVIPWGDMASLALLQRQLDVDILISGHTHKFEAFENENKFYINPGSATGAYSALESNIIPSFVLMDIQASTVVTYVYQLIGDDVKVERIEYKKS, encoded by the exons ATG ctggTCCTGGTGCTCGGAGACCTCCACATCCCCCACCGCTGCAACACCCTGCCGGCCAAGTTTAAGAAGCTGCTGGTGCCGGGGAAGATCCAGCACATCCTGTGCACGGGGAACCTGTGCACCAAGGAGAGCTACGACTACCTGAAGACGCTGGCCGGAGACGTGCACATCGTCAGGGGAGACTTCGATGAG AACCTGAATTACCCGGAGCAGAAGGTGGTGACGGTGGGCCAGTTTAAGATTGGGCTGATCCACGGGCACCAGGTGATCCCCTGGGGGGACATGGCCAGCCTGGCCCTGCTGCAGAGGCAGCTGGACGTGGACATCCTCATCTCCGGCCACACGCACAAGTTTGAGGCCTTTGAGAACGAGAACAAGTTCTACATCAACCCAGGCTCTGCCACTGGGGCTTACAGTGCACtggagag CAACATCATCCCTTCCTTCGTGCTGATGGACATCCAGGCCTCCACGGTCGTCACGTACGTCTACCAGCTCATCGGCGACGACGTCAAGGTGGAGAGGATCGAGTACAAGAAATCCTAA
- the vps29 gene encoding vacuolar protein sorting-associated protein 29 isoform X1: MLYPSFQSSSPPCAQAGHRLVLVLGDLHIPHRCNTLPAKFKKLLVPGKIQHILCTGNLCTKESYDYLKTLAGDVHIVRGDFDENLNYPEQKVVTVGQFKIGLIHGHQVIPWGDMASLALLQRQLDVDILISGHTHKFEAFENENKFYINPGSATGAYSALESNIIPSFVLMDIQASTVVTYVYQLIGDDVKVERIEYKKS, from the exons ATGTTGTACCCCTCCTTCCAATCGTCTTCCCCGCCTTGCGCTCAGGCTGGTCACAGA ctggTCCTGGTGCTCGGAGACCTCCACATCCCCCACCGCTGCAACACCCTGCCGGCCAAGTTTAAGAAGCTGCTGGTGCCGGGGAAGATCCAGCACATCCTGTGCACGGGGAACCTGTGCACCAAGGAGAGCTACGACTACCTGAAGACGCTGGCCGGAGACGTGCACATCGTCAGGGGAGACTTCGATGAG AACCTGAATTACCCGGAGCAGAAGGTGGTGACGGTGGGCCAGTTTAAGATTGGGCTGATCCACGGGCACCAGGTGATCCCCTGGGGGGACATGGCCAGCCTGGCCCTGCTGCAGAGGCAGCTGGACGTGGACATCCTCATCTCCGGCCACACGCACAAGTTTGAGGCCTTTGAGAACGAGAACAAGTTCTACATCAACCCAGGCTCTGCCACTGGGGCTTACAGTGCACtggagag CAACATCATCCCTTCCTTCGTGCTGATGGACATCCAGGCCTCCACGGTCGTCACGTACGTCTACCAGCTCATCGGCGACGACGTCAAGGTGGAGAGGATCGAGTACAAGAAATCCTAA